The genomic region CGTCCATGCCGGCGTCAGGCCCGGCATCGCGCTCAACCAGCAGCGCAAGGAGGATCTGCTCTGGATCCGCGACGACTTCCTGATGTCGGAAGATGATTTCGGCAAGGTCGTGGTCCACGGCCATACGCCGGTGCATGAGGCCGAGCTGCTGCGCAACCGCATCAATGTCGACACCGGCGCCTATGCGACCGGCCGCCTGACCTGCGTCAAGCTCGAAGGAGCACGGCGAACCCTCCTGATGACCGGCAACCGGGCCGCGCGCCATGGCTAAGACGATGGCCAACACGATGGCTGATGCGATCGGCCGGAATGCGAGGCACCTCTCGCGGGCCTTCGTGCCGGCCGCCGCTGCGATCGGCGCGGCGACGCTGGCCTTGTCGGCGTGGTGGCTTGCCGCCGATGCATTGCGCGGCAAACCGGCGATCGCCGCAGAGGTCGGCCTGGTCAGAGGCGAGCTGTGGCTGCGCAACGGCTGGAGCGAATTGCAGACGTCGCCGGAGGCCGCCGAAGCCGCGTTCACGCGTGCGCTTCGGCTCTCGCCGATGGACGCCGGCGCCTGGTTCGGCCTCGCCTCGGCAACGGGACGGTTCGACTGGCTGAACCCGACCGCGTCGAAGGCGCTGAAGATGTCCTACTACACCGGCTTCAACCGCAGCGACCTGATCGCGCCGCGCCTGATCCTGCTGGCGCAGGTCGACACCACGCGCGACGTCGAATTGATCGATCTGCTGCAGCGGCAGATCCGCCTGATCCTCACCCGCGCGCCGGAGCTGAAGGGCGCGATCGGGCAGGCCTATCGCGTGGCTGGCGACGCCAACCGGCGCATCATCGAGGCGGAATTCAAGGACGCCAACCAGAGCATTCCGGAGTAAGGCGCGCCTGGCGCCGGATGCCCAGCCGTCAGATACCTTTGTGACGCAGCACCGCACCGACCGTGCGCAGCAGGATGCGCAGGTCGAGCACGAAGCTCCAGCTCTTGATGTAGATGAGGTCGTGCGCCACGCGCAGTTGCATGTCCTCGATCGCCGGCGTCGCACCGCGCAGCCCCTGCACCTGCGCGAGACCGGTGATGCCGGGCTTGACGTGCTGGCGCTGCGCATAGCTCGCGATCAGCTTCGAATATTTATCGTCATGCGCCAGTGCGTGCGGCCGCGGCCCGACCAGCGACATGTCGCCGCGCAATACGTTCACCAGCTGCGGCAGCTCGTCAATGCTGCGGCGGCGCAGCGTCGTGCCGATCCCGGTCAGCCGCGGATCGTTCTGGCGGGCCTGCGTGATGACATCGCCATCCTCGAGCACGTGCATCGAGCGGAATTTGAGGATGGTGAATTGCTTGCCGTCGAAGCCGTTGCGGCGCTGCCGAAACAGGACCGGCCCCCTGGAGTCGAGCTTGATCGCAATCGCCGTTCCGATCAGCAGCGGCGCGAACAGCACCAGGAGGCCGCTGGATGCCACGATGTCGAACAGCCGCTTGCCGGCGCGCTCGAGCGAAGTAAGCGGCGAGCGCTGCATTTCCAGCGTCGGGATCGGGCCGGTCGCCACCATCCGCAGCGCCAGGAATCGTTCCGCGGTCCGGTCTGGCAGCAGCCGCACCGGCAGCGGCGATGCCCGCAGCTGATCGCACACGAACTGGATGCGCGGCTCTTGCTGCCAGGGCATGGCCAGGATGATCTCGTCGGCGCCGCTCTCGCGGGCTGCACGAATGGCTGACGCGACGGCGGCCCGGTCGCCGGCGTCGTCAGACGATCCGGAGAGCTGGACCCGTCGCACCTCGCTGAGGCCGAAATCGCGCAGCAGGCTCGCTTGCCGCACCCGGGACAATTCGTCCGCCATCCCGACCACGACCGCGCGGCGCGTGGCCAACATGCCGCGGTCGATCGCGCGTTGCAGCGGCGCCTGCAGCAGCATCCGTCCGGTGACCAGCCCGAGGCCGCCGATCAGGCCAAATGACATCACCGATCCGCGCGAGACGCCGGAACCCACCTTCAAGAGGAAGATAATCAGGGTCATCAGCAGAACGACCAGCAGCCAGCCGCCGAGCAGGCTGCTCCAGCGCCGGTCGAGACCGGCCAGCACCTGCGCATTGTAGAGGCCCTGCGACTTCGCCACGAACATGTGAAGGATGGCGGCGAGGACCCCGATCCCTAGAAAACCCTCGAAGCTGTTGCTATAAACCGTGTGGTAGTAAAAGAGGTGATAGGCCGCGCCGCCGACGATGCTGGACAGCACGACGATTATCATCTCGAACGCGACGGCAAACGCCTCGAGGGAGGCGAAAGCGAACGAGAAGGCGCCGAAGTTAACCGGTACCTTCGCCAATCGAGCGTCCGAAAGGTCGGTCATCGGGAATTAACATTCGTGTTAACAATTCATATGTGTATTATCAGGCGAGTCGTGAGCTCGCAAGACCTGCTGCGGATATCGGATAGAGAGCGCGCATGAGTTCATCGGCTGGCGAAACCGAGGCCGCGCTGGTGGCCCTCCTCCATCTCATCCGCCTGATGGGCGCCGAACTCGTCGCAGGCCAGCACCGCGACGACGTCGAGGTGCTGGTCAAGGCGATCGAGACCAAGCTGCGAGCGGCCCGCTTCCCGGCCGACATGCCGAATCAGGACATCGTCAGAGGTCTGGACCTTGCACAGGCCAGACTGCGTCCGATCTTCGAAGAGCTGCGCGCAAGGTCGGAGAAGGCACATCTGAGCGACCAGCTGCTGCTGGCTCCCAGGCCTTCACGTATCCACTAACGGATAGCTTACGTCAGCTTTGGGCTTCACCACGGCGGGGCAAGCCGCTCCCGCCGCCGGACCTGAGCGCTAGCTTTTCCTCGATCTTCATTTTCTCGAGCAGCAAGTCGGTCACGATCCGGCGCAGCCGTTCATTTTCCAGCCGTAATTCATCAATACGGTTATGGACAGGGGGGATCCCATCTCGATCATCGGTGCGAGCGGCGAATTCGGTAACAGTACCATTCGCCTGGTGGCCACGTGCGGCCTCCTGCTTGCGCCAGCGATGAAATGTCATCACGCTAACGCCCAGCACCTTGCACGCTTGGGCCTGGGACTGCCCCCGCGCCATGAGTTCCTCGGCCTGTTTGACCTTGGAACTGATCTCCTCAGTAGAATGACGCCTCATTGGTCATCTCATTGCCCCCTAGATTAGCAATCATCGCATGGCCTATAAGCTATGTAAATGCAACAGGAAATTCAAATTGAGGGTTTCCCGGGGGCCTTTCGGGAGCCTCGAACTTGCCGGTCGGCAGCAACACATAGTGCGAAGAAACGCCGAAGCTGCAAGGTATTGAACGGAATATACGGGGAATATTCCTCCGCTGAAAGGGCCCGATAAAAAAAGTTATACGACTTTCTGTGTATGAGAGTTTGATCTGGATAACTGGCGCACTGTTTGCATTCTCAAACGGGAAGCAAATGAGAATATTCAATCGGTCTCTCGACAGATTGTGAGTGCGCCATGCCTCGCCGCGATAATCGCCTCATCGGTCAAGCGCAACTTTCACAAATTTCTAACAAATTAATCCCGCGACTTTCGCGTCCGGCCGCTTGCGGGCGTACACGCCCAGCAGTAGTTACTAGGACGTTAGGTGTCATGAGGGTTTCAACATATTTGAGGATTATTTTCACGAAACCTAACGCTCATATCTCGATCCCCAAATTATCAATTAAGCGCTTTCCCACCCGAGGCCATCAGGCGGAACCACGTCCGCCCGATCATCCACGAACCATTCCGTGCTGACGCTTGTCAGAGCCAGCCTCTGATCAACATTTTTGCGAGGATCGACACCATGGCGCGTCTCAAGGTCTTCGAAGGGAACCAACCCGCGTCCAGCGAGGCGGCCGACATCCTGGAACGCCTCGTCGCAGAAAATTGCGAGCTCCGGCATACCGCGGTCGAACTGGTCTTGCAGAATTGGATCCTGCGCGAGCGTCTGTCCGATGCCGGGGCACGCAAGTCCGTGCCGCAGGAGCACTGACCGCCCCCACCCTCACGACCGCGATTGTCCGCAGCAACGTCCGCCGGCCGCCTGAACGAACATTGGGCCGACGCATTCTTCAATTTAGAATTGAAATGTCCGCAACTGCAGGCGTGCCAGCATGCTCGCCGGATTGGCGAGGGTGTGGCCGCATAATCTGCCGGTGAGAAAGAGGCTGACGGACTTCAGCTGTGAACCCGGCGCAGCGCGACGCGCGGGGTGTTCTGCTCACGAGACATGCCGAACGAACGCGACGAGCCCGGGCGTTCCTGGATTTCACGTAACTCAGCGATATCAAGCATCAGCGCAACGACTTCGTTGCGCAGCGATTGATTGGTCGCGAGCAACGCCTCTTCGATCGGCTGATGCAAATGTTGAACTTTGTGCTGCTTCATGGCGCGCCCTCGCTCTGCGGTTAAGGGTATGAGCGATGTGATTGAAGTTTCGATGACAGGGTTATTCCGCGCACATGGAAGGCGGTTAATGGGGCAGGTTTGCGACCAACACGGCTCCGAGTTAAATTTTCTCAATCAGGTTCCACAACCTGATCGCGAAGCGCTCGATCGGCGGCCTTTGATGTGTCGTGCAGATGAGTTGGCAGCGGCAACGATAAGGCGCGCGGCTGGACAACGCGGCTCAATGCGCGGCAGAAGCTCTACCAAGCGCATGATATTGCTCGGTGATCATTGATGGCTGCCGTGTCCTGCAATGCTGAACGGGCATTGTCCGGCTATCACAATGTCGCCGTGTTAGCGATCGCACGGCAAAGGGCGCGTTCGGGTGCACACAAGATATTCCACCAAAGCCGCTCCGTAGACGCAAAATCTGCTGCTGCCACGCCCATCAAGGATCGCAGAGTGTTTCGATCGGTTGCGAATATTGAAGCAGCTCTGACGGTTCTGAATCGCTCGAGCAATCCGGCGAAGTGAATTCAACGCTGGACATCGGACCAAGCGCGATTTCGCCTCCGCCGGATCCAAACGCGCTAACGCTATTCTAATTAAAATGAGCGGGACCGAAGCGTCCGGCTTGAACAGAGAGAGCGAACGGCTTTCGCGCGCTTGTCGCTTCACTCATACGTGCTTGCACAGTCGCCACGAACAGCAGCGACAGCGAAGATTCGCCATAAGCATCGCTAATTCGCCACGCGCGTCGCGATCGCGCGCTATTTCGATTTAGGAGGCGTATCGTCGTCCATCTTGCCACCATTGGCGACGCATTTGTTGAAATAGTCCCGCTGGGCTTTCGCACCGCCCCTCGCGCTACCGGAAGCGGGATTGCCGGGCTGTAGCGGCGGAAATGCCTTCGCCACCAAAGCATCGCAGGCGCGCGCCACCTGCACGTCGATCGCATGCGCCGGAACCATCGCGCAGGAGATCATGATCACGGCTGAAGCGATCGCAAAACCGGAGATAACTCGCATTGCCACACTCCGTTCCAAGCTGAACCAGTTTTTTTTCTCGAGCCCGGACTCGCAAGGAGCGCACTAAAGCATGATCCGGAAAAGTGCGAAGCGGTTTTCCGTCGCGACAAACGCGGATCGCGTGTGCGCGAAGATCAGGCTCTGGCCACGTGTTGAAACGTGACGTCGATTCTCGCGGCGCCTAGGTCCGATCGACGTCGTGATAGGCCCGATACCAGGCGACAAACCTGGCAATGCCATCCTCGATCCGCGTCTGCGGGCGGAAGCCGATTTCACGCTCCAGGTCGGAGACGTCGGCCGACGTCTCCGGTACATCTCCCGGTTGCATCGGCAACAACTGCTTTTCGGCCTGCCGCCCGAAGCCCCGCTCGAGCAGCGCAACCACTTGCATCAGTTCTTCCGGCCTGCTGTTGCCGATATTGTAGACCCGCCACGGCGCCCGGCTCGAGCCCGGATCGGGATGCGCTCCCGACCAGTTGACGTCGCCCTCCGGCGCGCGGCCGATCAACCGCATCATCGCCTCGACCACGTCGTCGACATAGGTGAAGTCGCGCCGCATGTTGCCGTTGTTGAACAGCTGGATCGGCTTGCCCTTGGTGATCGCGTCGGCGAACGCATAGAGCGCCATGTCCGGCCGATACCATGTCCCATACACGGTGAAAAACCGCAGCCCGGTCGCCGGTACGCGATAGAGATGGCTGTAGGAATGGGCGATCAGCTCGTTGGCCTTCTTGGTCGCGGCGTACAGGCTGACCGGATGGTCGACATTGTCGTGGACCGAAAACGGCAACTTGGTGTTGGCGCCATAGACCGACGATGAGGACGCAAACAACAGGTGCTTGCACGCGGTGTGCCGGCAGCCCTCGAGGACGTTGAGGAAGCCCTCCAGATTGGAATCCGCATAGGCGTGCGGGTTCTGCAGGGAATAGCGCACGCCGGCCTGCGCGGCGAGATGCACCACGACCTCGAAGCGATAACGCTCGAACAGCGCCTTCATGCCGGCGCGGTCGGCGAGGTCGAGCTCCACGAAGGTGAAGCCACGGTGCTGCTTGAGCAGATCGAGGCGCGCGCGCTTGAGCGCCGGGTCGTAATAGTCGTTCAGATTGTCGAGGCCGATGACCGGCTGCCCCGCCCGCAGCAGATGCTCCGCCAGATGGAAGCCGATGAAGCCGGCGCAGCCCGTGACGAGTAGATTGCCTGCGATCACCAAGTTTTGCCTGTGCCTTTCGCCTTGCGCCGGACCTTCCGGATCAGCCGTCACACGCGGCAGCCGCAGCTGCCTGCGCGTTGCGCCCCGCTAGGCGTCAGTTGCCGGCGGCCGGAGGCTTGTAGTCCGGAAAGCGGCTCAGGACCGCGGCCTTCATGAACTTGAAGTGCGCAATCTCGGTCGCCAATTCCTTCAGCCGGCGCTGGCCGTTGGAGATCTCGGCGTCAAACAGGTCTTGATGATAGTTGTCAAGCGCCTCGCGTTCCAGATATTCGTCGGTGCCGTTGCCGAGGGTTACCGCGGCGCGGGCCAGAACATCGTCGACACGGCGGCCAAGACCGGATTGCTCGCTCTCGGCCGCCTGCAACGCAGCCTCGATCGCGGCCATGATCGATCCGATCCGGGCGCGATCGGTCTCGGCATCGCGCTCGGCCGAGCGTGCCTTGAAACCTTCCTCGCCGCGCCGCGACCTGATCAGGTCCTGCGCGCGAGACCGCAAAAACAGCTGAAACATCTGTCAGTATCCGGTTCGGGCCCATTCAGGCAGCACAGGTCAAAAATCGCCCGGTCTTAGTTAAAAAAGGATGAATTGCCCTCATGCCCGGCCCTCAGGTCGGCTTTCCACTTGATCCAGGCCTTGTCGTGCTTGTCATAGAGTTCGAGCCACCGTCCCTCACCGGCTGACGGCACCAAGCCGGTCCCGCCCCCGTCCGCCAGTCCGGGCAGCGAGGCGTCCAGGTCCTCGAACTCCGACGTCTCCTCAAGCGTCAGCCCGACCAGCACGCGCTTGCCACTGACATCGACGACATACCGCCTTGGCGAATGCCCCCTGAGATCACTCATGACGTGAAAGTTCCCTTGCGATCCGCGAGGCTGGCAACGAGATCAGGCGCACGCCGGCGCGCAACCAACCCGCCTGCCGCAACGGACGCGGACATGATGACCGATTGCATGTTGCCAGCCAACCCCAACTCATCGCACACCGTCGCGCTACCTCGATCGAACTACTCCGCTAGAACGCGCGACGCATGTGGCCGAACGCACTGACCGGCTGGTCCCGCCTCGACGATTTCGCGGCCGATGGCGCCACATACGGTGCATAGATCCGATATTGCGCGCGGCGCTTGTGCGATCGCCACGAGCGCGCAGCGAAACCGGAGAAGAAGCCTGCGACGAACACCGCCGCGAGAATCAGAGCAGAAGAAACCATCACAATCGTCCACGTTCGCCCCGATGTTATTAACATTCGAAGTTGTGACGACATCATGATTGGACGCGCCGAAAGATTGTTCAGCCGCTGGAATTTTTGTGCAATCTGACGGCGCAACAATGATCAGGCGTCAACAATAGTTGTTCTCGCGAGACAACGTCTCAGGAGAACCACCAAAGCATGAATTTCAGGAACATCGAGCTGAGAAGATAAATCCAACCTGCCATCGCCAGCACCGTCAATCCGACGAAGACACCTGAAACGCTTTTCTCCTTGAGACGGGCCAGCAACGAGTTTTTTTCTTCTTGCGAATAGAACATCTCAGGCTCAGGACGTATCTGATTCAAATCAGCTAGCAGTCAATTTCGATGATCTCGTGACGCGTCGCCGCAGCCATTCGCCTCGCGCATCACAGATCACCGCTGCAAAACGCGGCCAAGCTGCAGGCCATCGCTCAGGGAAATTCCATTCGACCCGATCTGGAATTCGACGTCGGCGATCGCGGCAACCCGCACGCCGGAATTTCCACTTGCATTCTGGTCCGATCGACGTCGCGTCCTTGCGTCAAGACGATCGTGCAGCTTGACCATGCAATGTGACCCGCATGCGGGATAGCCGCGCGCCGGAAGCCGACGCGATCGACCGAACGGATTCTTCCCGGGAGCAATCTGCCCGCTTCGCCCCGCCTGTCAGTCTAACAATCAAGTCCTCGCACGCGGCCAACCAATGATCATCGCCTCACACGCGGAAAAAGGCGAACCAGACAATGCCGAGGATCAGGACGGCCAGCCCTGTCGAGGCCGTGAGCAGCGCGAGAACCGAAGGTCCAGGCTCGGCCTGGCGCGCCTCGGTCGGGGTTTCAACGATTTGACCGTGTCGTTCCGTTGCCATGGCAACCTCTTTGCTTAAGTGCCTGTAATTCCGGCGTTGCCGCTCCCCTTCGACAGCCAACGCGTGATCGGGAGCGATGTTCCGAGCGCTTCGACGGCTGCCCAACGGCAGTCCCGCCCGCCGCGTCAAACCGGCGCAGCGCGAGGTCACGGTTAACGCCGTTGCGAGATTCACCGGGCCGTGTTGTTTCAAACTGGGGTTCCCGGTGTTATCCTTGACCGTTCCGTCGGTTGCGTAATCGGAGTTTCCCCGGAGTTTCCCCCATGGCCCCTCGTGCCAATTGGAAGGGCTTTTTGCGCCTTTCGCTCGTGACTTGCCCGGTTGCCCTGTACCCGGCGACATCGGATACCGAAAAGGTCTCCTTCAACCAGATCAACCGTAAGACCGGCCACCGCATCAAATACGCCAAGGTCGACGCGGAGACCGGCGAGGAAGTCTCCACCGAAGACATCATGAAGGGCTACAAGGTCGACACCGACACCTATATCGAGGTCACCAAGGAAGAGCTCGACGACATCGCGCTGGATTCGACCCGCACCATCGAGATCGACGAATTCGTGCCGCGCAGCGAGATCGACAGCCGCTATCTGATCCGCCCCTACTACCTCGTTCCCGACGGCAAGGTCGGCCACGACGCCTTTGCGGTGATCCGCGAGACCATCCGCAGCCTGAACAAGGTCGCGATCGGCCGCGTGGTGCTGACCAACCGCGAGCACATCATCGCGCTCGAGCCGCTCGACAACGGGCTGATGGGCACGCTGTTGCGCTACCCGTATGAGGTGCGCAGCGAGAAGGAGTATTTCGACGACATCCAGGATGTGAAGATCACCAAGGACATGCTCGATCTCGCCAAGCACATCGTCGAGCAGAAGTCCGCCGACTTCGATCCGGAGGAGTTCGAGGACCGCTACGAGCAGGCGCTGATCGACCTGATCAACCAGAAGCGCAACGGCATCAAGGTTGCCAAGCCCGCGGCGAAGACCAGCGGCAACGTCATCAACCTGATGGACGCGCTGAAGAAGAGCCTCGCCAACGAGAA from Bradyrhizobium elkanii USDA 76 harbors:
- a CDS encoding undecaprenyl-phosphate glucose phosphotransferase — its product is MAKVPVNFGAFSFAFASLEAFAVAFEMIIVVLSSIVGGAAYHLFYYHTVYSNSFEGFLGIGVLAAILHMFVAKSQGLYNAQVLAGLDRRWSSLLGGWLLVVLLMTLIIFLLKVGSGVSRGSVMSFGLIGGLGLVTGRMLLQAPLQRAIDRGMLATRRAVVVGMADELSRVRQASLLRDFGLSEVRRVQLSGSSDDAGDRAAVASAIRAARESGADEIILAMPWQQEPRIQFVCDQLRASPLPVRLLPDRTAERFLALRMVATGPIPTLEMQRSPLTSLERAGKRLFDIVASSGLLVLFAPLLIGTAIAIKLDSRGPVLFRQRRNGFDGKQFTILKFRSMHVLEDGDVITQARQNDPRLTGIGTTLRRRSIDELPQLVNVLRGDMSLVGPRPHALAHDDKYSKLIASYAQRQHVKPGITGLAQVQGLRGATPAIEDMQLRVAHDLIYIKSWSFVLDLRILLRTVGAVLRHKGI
- a CDS encoding helix-turn-helix domain-containing protein, producing MRRHSTEEISSKVKQAEELMARGQSQAQACKVLGVSVMTFHRWRKQEAARGHQANGTVTEFAARTDDRDGIPPVHNRIDELRLENERLRRIVTDLLLEKMKIEEKLALRSGGGSGLPRRGEAQS
- a CDS encoding NAD-dependent epimerase; protein product: MVIAGNLLVTGCAGFIGFHLAEHLLRAGQPVIGLDNLNDYYDPALKRARLDLLKQHRGFTFVELDLADRAGMKALFERYRFEVVVHLAAQAGVRYSLQNPHAYADSNLEGFLNVLEGCRHTACKHLLFASSSSVYGANTKLPFSVHDNVDHPVSLYAATKKANELIAHSYSHLYRVPATGLRFFTVYGTWYRPDMALYAFADAITKGKPIQLFNNGNMRRDFTYVDDVVEAMMRLIGRAPEGDVNWSGAHPDPGSSRAPWRVYNIGNSRPEELMQVVALLERGFGRQAEKQLLPMQPGDVPETSADVSDLEREIGFRPQTRIEDGIARFVAWYRAYHDVDRT
- a CDS encoding Ku protein produces the protein MAPRANWKGFLRLSLVTCPVALYPATSDTEKVSFNQINRKTGHRIKYAKVDAETGEEVSTEDIMKGYKVDTDTYIEVTKEELDDIALDSTRTIEIDEFVPRSEIDSRYLIRPYYLVPDGKVGHDAFAVIRETIRSLNKVAIGRVVLTNREHIIALEPLDNGLMGTLLRYPYEVRSEKEYFDDIQDVKITKDMLDLAKHIVEQKSADFDPEEFEDRYEQALIDLINQKRNGIKVAKPAAKTSGNVINLMDALKKSLANEKQAAPAKAEAKAAKGKKPKKRIEGQREMLLPISGSGKREPKEAAKPEPKKAEKTTRAQGTAARKKAG